One Thauera sp. K11 DNA window includes the following coding sequences:
- a CDS encoding amino acid ABC transporter permease: MAADLLAPKYLGWLIEGFGVTLALSALASAAATALGLALCLARVARSPLWSWPARTWLSMFRNTPLLVQLFFWYFGASALMPEGLLTWLNTPHHWHLAFFGVAWPPFEYLAGFLGLTLYTSAFIAEEFRSGVQGVPRSQITAAQALGLTRLQVWLYIVMPQAFRIALPPLLGQYMNAVKNSSLTMAIGLAELSYASRQVETETFKTFQAFGVATLLYIGTIAAIELAGQWVQRRRPAPGAGS, encoded by the coding sequence ATGGCCGCCGACCTGCTCGCACCAAAATATCTGGGCTGGCTGATCGAAGGTTTCGGGGTCACCCTGGCGCTCTCCGCGCTGGCATCGGCCGCCGCCACCGCACTCGGTCTCGCCCTCTGCCTCGCCCGTGTCGCGCGCTCGCCGCTGTGGTCGTGGCCAGCACGCACGTGGCTGTCGATGTTCCGCAACACGCCGCTGCTGGTGCAGTTGTTCTTCTGGTATTTCGGCGCCAGCGCGCTGATGCCGGAGGGCCTGCTGACGTGGCTGAACACGCCGCACCACTGGCACCTGGCCTTCTTCGGCGTGGCTTGGCCGCCGTTCGAATACCTCGCCGGCTTCCTCGGCCTGACGCTGTACACCTCCGCCTTCATCGCGGAGGAATTCCGTTCCGGCGTGCAGGGCGTTCCCCGCAGCCAGATCACCGCCGCGCAGGCGCTGGGGCTGACCCGCCTGCAGGTCTGGCTGTACATCGTGATGCCGCAGGCGTTTCGCATCGCGCTGCCGCCCCTGCTCGGCCAATACATGAATGCCGTCAAGAATTCGTCGCTGACGATGGCGATCGGCCTCGCGGAGCTGTCGTACGCCTCGCGCCAGGTCGAGACCGAAACCTTCAAGACCTTCCAGGCTTTCGGCGTCGCCACGCTGCTCTATATCGGCACCATCGCCGCGATCGAGCTGGCGGGCCAGTGGGTGCAGCGCCGCCGGCCGGCGCCCGGCGCAGGGAGCTGA
- a CDS encoding ABC transporter substrate-binding protein: protein MKKLHLATLAALALLSGLAQADRLDDIKKNGVLRVAAFDSNPPFGFIDPKTKQIAGLDVDYAKELAARLGVKLELVPTNPANRIPLLTANKVDVVLANFTITEERAKQVNFSIPYFASGQQFIARKGTLNSPDQLGKLRIGVDKGTTNEIVLREKYPSATLVAFDDTPFAFTALRNGNVQAITQDGPKLIGLLANVPDRDKYEIPPFSISDDLIGAGLPKGETRLTEFVDQSLRELETSGKAQKIYDAWFGPATKTPLARIFRIGDK, encoded by the coding sequence CGCTCGCCCTGCTCTCCGGCCTGGCCCAGGCCGACCGTCTCGACGACATCAAGAAGAATGGCGTGCTGCGCGTCGCCGCGTTCGACAGCAACCCGCCGTTCGGCTTCATCGATCCGAAGACCAAGCAGATCGCCGGCCTCGACGTCGATTACGCCAAGGAACTGGCTGCCCGGCTGGGCGTGAAGCTCGAGCTGGTGCCGACCAATCCGGCCAACCGCATTCCGTTGCTGACCGCCAACAAGGTCGACGTCGTGCTGGCCAACTTCACCATCACCGAGGAACGCGCGAAGCAGGTCAACTTCAGCATTCCCTACTTCGCCTCCGGCCAGCAGTTCATCGCCAGGAAAGGCACCCTGAACTCGCCCGACCAGCTCGGCAAGCTGCGCATTGGCGTCGACAAGGGCACGACCAACGAGATCGTGCTGCGCGAGAAATATCCCAGCGCCACGCTGGTCGCCTTCGACGACACCCCGTTCGCCTTCACCGCGCTGCGCAACGGCAACGTGCAGGCGATCACGCAGGACGGCCCGAAGCTGATCGGCCTGCTCGCCAACGTCCCCGACAGGGACAAGTACGAGATCCCCCCGTTCTCGATCTCCGACGACCTGATCGGGGCTGGCCTGCCCAAGGGCGAGACGCGGCTGACCGAGTTCGTCGATCAATCGCTGCGCGAGCTGGAAACCAGCGGCAAGGCGCAGAAGATCTACGACGCCTGGTTCGGCCCCGCCACCAAGACCCCGCTCGCCCGCATCTTCCGCATCGGCGACAAGTAA